One Paenibacillus crassostreae DNA segment encodes these proteins:
- a CDS encoding glucose-1-phosphate adenylyltransferase, which produces MMKKECIAMLLAGGEGKRLGKLTKKLAKPAVFFGGKYRIIDFALSNCTNSGIDTVGVLTQYRPQELNRYIGIGKPWDLDRKEGGVSILPPYIKRKGGDWYKGTADAIYQNIDYIEQYNPEYVLVLSGDHIYKMDYERMLHFHKEQKSDATIAVIGVEWKDVSRFGILSVDDNNKVTQFREKPLDSTSNLASMGVYIYTWKILKHYLENDAAQTISSHDFGKDIIPMMLEDGVKLTAYPFEGYWKDVGTIESLWEANMDLLDDDTSLKLDDRKWRIYSLNPNQPPQYIAASANVNNSLVNEGCIVFGEVNHSILFYGVEVGMGSVINDSVIMPNAIIGENVTIHKAIVGEGTIIGDLSVVGSPDSDKVTLVGNYESLTSEFLSVKEQLGI; this is translated from the coding sequence ATGATGAAAAAGGAATGTATAGCTATGTTATTAGCTGGTGGAGAAGGAAAACGTCTTGGGAAATTAACAAAAAAATTAGCTAAACCTGCTGTATTCTTTGGTGGTAAGTATCGTATTATTGATTTCGCACTTAGCAATTGTACGAATTCAGGGATAGATACTGTTGGGGTGTTAACGCAGTATCGCCCTCAAGAATTGAATCGCTATATTGGCATAGGTAAACCTTGGGATCTTGATCGTAAAGAAGGTGGCGTCTCCATCCTACCTCCATATATTAAGAGGAAGGGTGGCGATTGGTACAAGGGAACAGCGGATGCAATCTATCAGAATATAGATTATATAGAACAATATAATCCAGAGTATGTTCTTGTGTTATCAGGTGATCATATTTACAAAATGGATTACGAGCGAATGTTACATTTTCACAAAGAGCAAAAATCAGATGCTACTATTGCAGTCATTGGCGTTGAATGGAAAGATGTGAGTCGCTTCGGGATTCTAAGTGTGGATGACAACAACAAAGTGACTCAATTTCGAGAGAAACCACTAGATAGTACGAGCAATCTTGCCTCTATGGGTGTCTATATTTATACATGGAAAATTCTGAAACATTATTTGGAGAATGATGCTGCTCAGACAATATCATCTCATGATTTTGGCAAAGATATCATTCCAATGATGTTGGAGGATGGTGTGAAATTGACGGCATACCCTTTTGAAGGGTACTGGAAAGATGTTGGAACGATTGAGAGCCTCTGGGAAGCCAACATGGACTTGTTGGATGATGATACTTCTTTGAAATTAGATGATCGCAAATGGCGTATTTATTCGTTGAATCCGAATCAACCTCCACAATATATCGCAGCTTCAGCTAATGTTAACAATTCACTTGTGAATGAGGGGTGTATTGTGTTCGGGGAAGTAAACCATTCTATCTTGTTCTATGGAGTAGAAGTCGGCATGGGTAGTGTTATTAACGATTCAGTAATAATGCCAAATGCAATAATTGGCGAGAATGTTACGATCCACAAAGCCATAGTGGGAGAAGGAACCATTATAGGTGATCTTAGTGTTGTAGGATCTCCTGATAGTGACAAGGTTACATTAGTAGGAAATTATGAATCCCTTACTTCAGAGTTTCTGTCAGTGAAGGAGCAATTAGGAATATGA
- a CDS encoding aldo/keto reductase yields MKIMPLEQRGISTSRIILGCMPFGGGWNKEPITQDHIKEAEKAVDAALSIGVTMFDHADIYTMGKAEETFGRILKNRPDLREQIVIQSKCGIRLKDDISPERFDFSKEHILKTVEGSLKRLGVDYLDVLLLHRPDPLMEPEEVAEALGKLKASGKVRYFGVSNMSVAQIKFLQQAMPDQIAVNQIEMSLARLDWVDQSVYVNQKAGVSTNFSEGLMEYSQMEKIQLQAWGPLAQGKFSGKSLENEPERFRNTANLVGEMAKDKETTVESIVLGWLMKHPARIQPVIGTVNEERIKACDDAERQSQLMTREEWYKLYHSARENQAK; encoded by the coding sequence ATGAAAATTATGCCTTTAGAACAACGAGGGATTTCCACAAGTCGAATCATCCTTGGCTGTATGCCATTTGGGGGAGGTTGGAATAAGGAACCTATTACCCAAGATCATATTAAGGAAGCCGAGAAAGCAGTTGATGCTGCACTTTCTATTGGTGTTACAATGTTTGATCATGCTGATATATATACTATGGGCAAAGCAGAAGAAACCTTTGGGAGAATTCTCAAGAACAGACCGGATCTTCGAGAGCAAATTGTTATTCAATCGAAATGTGGTATTCGACTTAAGGATGATATTTCGCCAGAACGCTTTGATTTCTCTAAAGAACATATTTTAAAAACGGTTGAAGGGTCATTAAAGAGGTTGGGTGTTGATTATTTGGATGTATTACTTCTACATCGACCAGATCCGTTAATGGAGCCGGAAGAGGTAGCTGAAGCTTTAGGTAAGTTAAAAGCAAGTGGTAAAGTACGTTATTTCGGTGTATCTAATATGAGTGTCGCACAAATAAAATTTCTACAGCAAGCGATGCCTGATCAAATAGCTGTGAATCAAATTGAAATGAGCTTGGCCCGACTTGATTGGGTCGATCAAAGTGTTTATGTGAATCAGAAAGCGGGAGTATCCACAAATTTCTCTGAAGGATTAATGGAATATAGTCAAATGGAGAAGATTCAACTACAAGCTTGGGGGCCTCTTGCACAAGGTAAGTTCTCTGGGAAATCTTTAGAGAATGAACCAGAACGATTTCGGAATACTGCTAATTTGGTTGGAGAAATGGCTAAAGATAAGGAAACAACAGTTGAGTCCATTGTACTTGGTTGGTTAATGAAACATCCGGCTAGGATTCAGCCCGTTATTGGTACAGTAAATGAAGAACGAATAAAGGCATGTGATGATGCAGAGCGACAATCACAACTTATGACTCGAGAAGAATGGTACAAGTTGTATCATAGTGCTCGAGAGAATCAAGCGAAATGA
- the glgD gene encoding glucose-1-phosphate adenylyltransferase subunit GlgD encodes MKNVMGIINLVNEPDQLEQLTNHRNIASVPFAGRYRLIDFVLSSMVNSGITNVGIFTHTKYRSLMDHLGSGKEWDLDRKRSGLFILPPMKEGWISPMGDLHAIHAHRDYLHRSSEEYVLLSRSYMVCNIDFNGLQEFHNRNQADITVVYKEMSDLDSISMQIGMDENSRVRSIWEPNAVPHGNKVSMEMYFLKKSLLIDIIETSLAEGHYNLMKDAIRANISRLNIFGYAYQGYLGIINTINSYYKHSMNLLNPSVWKDLFFKPGLIYTKIKDEPSTRYINNGHTSNSLVANGCVIEGIVENSILFRGVRIRKGATVRNSIVMQNGVIHENSSIVSVIIDKDVIIKEARTLVGHEKAPYIVVKRKII; translated from the coding sequence ATGAAAAATGTGATGGGCATTATTAACTTAGTCAATGAGCCAGATCAATTAGAACAACTCACGAATCATCGCAACATCGCGTCTGTTCCTTTTGCAGGACGATATCGACTCATCGATTTCGTTCTCTCTAGCATGGTTAATTCCGGAATTACTAACGTAGGTATATTCACACATACGAAGTATCGCTCATTAATGGATCATTTAGGGTCAGGGAAAGAATGGGATTTAGATCGAAAAAGGTCAGGATTATTTATTTTACCTCCTATGAAAGAAGGGTGGATTTCACCCATGGGAGATTTACATGCAATACACGCACATAGAGATTATTTACATCGAAGTAGTGAAGAATATGTACTTCTATCTCGAAGCTACATGGTATGCAATATCGATTTCAACGGATTGCAGGAATTTCATAATCGAAATCAGGCTGACATTACTGTCGTTTATAAGGAAATGAGCGATCTCGACTCTATCTCTATGCAGATTGGAATGGATGAGAATAGTAGAGTGAGATCTATATGGGAGCCGAATGCAGTACCACATGGTAATAAAGTATCTATGGAAATGTATTTTCTCAAAAAAAGTCTATTAATAGATATTATAGAAACCTCGTTGGCTGAAGGGCACTATAACCTCATGAAAGATGCAATTCGTGCTAATATTAGTCGCCTAAATATCTTCGGATATGCTTACCAAGGGTATTTAGGAATTATCAATACAATCAATAGTTACTATAAACATAGCATGAATCTTCTTAATCCGAGTGTATGGAAAGACTTATTCTTTAAGCCAGGTCTTATCTATACGAAGATTAAAGATGAACCCTCCACGCGATATATAAATAATGGACATACAAGTAACTCTTTGGTTGCTAATGGATGTGTTATTGAAGGTATTGTTGAGAACTCTATTCTCTTTCGTGGCGTGAGAATTCGTAAAGGTGCAACGGTTCGAAACAGCATTGTTATGCAGAACGGTGTGATCCACGAGAATAGTTCCATAGTAAGTGTCATAATTGATAAAGATGTAATCATTAAAGAGGCGAGAACACTTGTAGGACATGAAAAGGCTCCGTATATCGTTGTAAAGAGAAAGATCATCTGA
- the yhbH gene encoding sporulation protein YhbH — protein MSISRQPYSFVVSREDWSLHRKGYQDQVRHQQKVRDVIKQNLPDLITEENIIMSDGKQIIKIPIRSLDEYRFIYNYQKQKHVGQGDGESQVGDILGRDPVPKPGKGDKAGDQPGQDTVDTEISIEEVENMLFEEMELPHLQEKDKEQVESHKIVFTDVRKKGMMSNLDKKRTILENLRRNATAGEPGIHGINPDDLRYKTWDDIVVPESNAVIIAMMDTSGSMGSFEKYCARSFFFWMNRFLRKQYEKVEIVFIAHHTEAKEVTENEFFTRGESGGTICSSAYQKALEIIDQRYPPSKFNIYPFHFSDGDNLSSDNERCVKLIGEILEISNMFGYGEVNQYNRSSTLMSAYKNIKSDQFMYYVIKEKGEVYQALKRFFHKREIV, from the coding sequence AAAAAGTGCGAGATGTCATTAAACAAAACTTACCCGATCTCATTACCGAAGAGAATATCATCATGTCTGACGGTAAGCAGATCATCAAGATTCCAATCCGGAGTCTGGATGAGTATCGCTTTATTTATAATTATCAGAAGCAGAAACATGTTGGGCAGGGAGATGGTGAGAGCCAAGTTGGAGACATTCTCGGTCGCGATCCTGTACCGAAGCCTGGTAAAGGTGACAAGGCCGGTGATCAGCCGGGGCAAGACACTGTTGATACTGAGATTAGCATTGAAGAGGTTGAGAACATGCTCTTTGAGGAGATGGAACTTCCGCATTTACAAGAAAAAGACAAGGAACAGGTAGAATCGCACAAAATCGTCTTCACCGATGTCCGTAAAAAAGGCATGATGTCCAACCTTGATAAGAAAAGAACTATCCTTGAGAATCTGCGAAGAAATGCAACGGCAGGAGAACCCGGCATTCACGGCATTAACCCTGATGATTTGAGGTACAAAACATGGGATGATATCGTGGTACCAGAATCTAACGCTGTCATCATCGCCATGATGGATACTTCCGGTTCCATGGGGTCATTTGAGAAATATTGTGCACGAAGTTTCTTTTTCTGGATGAATCGTTTCTTGCGTAAGCAATATGAGAAGGTAGAAATTGTATTTATCGCACATCATACAGAGGCAAAGGAAGTAACTGAGAATGAATTTTTCACACGTGGGGAAAGTGGAGGAACCATCTGTTCATCTGCCTATCAGAAAGCACTTGAGATCATCGATCAGAGATATCCTCCTTCAAAATTTAATATTTACCCTTTCCATTTCTCAGACGGTGATAACTTATCTTCCGATAATGAACGGTGTGTCAAATTAATTGGAGAAATACTCGAGATAAGTAATATGTTTGGTTATGGGGAAGTGAATCAATACAATCGAAGCAGCACCTTGATGTCTGCCTATAAGAATATAAAAAGTGATCAATTCATGTATTATGTAATTAAAGAGAAGGGTGAGGTATATCAAGCATTGAAGAGGTTTTTCCATAAACGTGAGATTGTATGA
- a CDS encoding nitroreductase family protein encodes MTNTDLKVEKDFHTIINERHSVRKYDPAWKMSEEEINNILSDAILAPSSSNLQPWRFIVIQDQNTKEKLLPIANNQQQVVEASAVIAVLGDIEAYENVEKIYDLAVEDGIMTSEIRDMMVKNTRNYYPNAGKEKLKEIALVDGGLISMQLMLAAKARGYDTVPMGGYNAEQFKQLFDVSDRYVTVMLIALGKSIAEARPTVRLPLEDVTFWNEFKN; translated from the coding sequence ATGACGAATACGGATTTGAAAGTCGAGAAGGATTTCCATACAATCATTAATGAAAGACATTCAGTTAGAAAATATGATCCAGCATGGAAGATGTCGGAAGAGGAGATTAATAACATTTTATCAGATGCTATACTGGCACCATCCTCTTCAAATCTTCAGCCTTGGCGATTCATTGTTATCCAGGACCAAAATACTAAGGAAAAGCTTCTGCCGATTGCAAATAATCAACAACAGGTTGTTGAGGCTTCCGCTGTGATCGCAGTTCTAGGGGATATAGAAGCTTATGAGAATGTGGAGAAAATTTACGATCTTGCAGTAGAAGACGGTATAATGACATCCGAGATCAGAGATATGATGGTTAAGAATACTAGGAATTACTATCCAAATGCGGGTAAGGAGAAACTAAAGGAGATTGCCTTGGTCGATGGTGGATTGATCTCGATGCAACTTATGCTCGCTGCAAAAGCTAGAGGATACGACACGGTACCCATGGGTGGTTATAATGCAGAACAATTCAAACAATTATTCGATGTTTCGGATCGGTATGTAACGGTTATGCTTATTGCATTGGGTAAATCAATAGCGGAGGCGCGCCCAACGGTTCGCTTGCCACTTGAAGATGTAACATTCTGGAATGAATTTAAAAATTAA